The segment TCAACTTTAGGCCCGATACAACATGGAAACATCGAAGTATTCTAGCAAGATTGGAGACATTTTTTGTTGACCAATCACCAATAAATAAGGCGTCATCTGCAAAGAATAAATGAGAAAAAAGACTGCCTCAAAACGAAAAAAGACCGGACCATTCCGAAAATTATCACAAAAAAGACTGTTTGTTAGAGACCAACCCAAAACTGTTTCGAGAACGGCTTAAGAACAGTCTCAAAAAAGACTAGAAGCTaaagtatatatacatatatatatatatatatatatatatatatatatatatatatatatatatatatatatatatatatatatataggcttaggttatattgttctaaccatctattgtgtgcatgtaggattgattttggaccaatcattttagttattttaagaaagtaattaatgcatattggATATTAAAGATATAATAAGAATTAATTAgaacttcagcatttaatatgcattaattactttcttaaaataactaaaatgattggtccagaatcaatcctacaagcacacaatagatagtaaaaacatttaaacctatatatatatatatatatatatatatatatatatatatatatatatatatatatatatatatatatatcattgtgtTATTTACGCATTTGTTAATTACATATTACCCAAACTTATtccttttattttattaaattttagttTACTATTTTTAGTAAAATCTGAATATATCCTTTTGATGTGTATCTCAATGTTGTATATTAGGTTtgaaactcatgtattacatgtgtATCTTAATGTTGTATATTAGGtttgagactcatgtattacatgtgttaattaaaaaaattaaatatcaaaatataaacattaagtattttttttaaattaaatcttAAAATAAGGAaggaaaaaacatatttattacatttaatactttacTTATATAGCTATATGTATTatgtggctttttaattttaaaaattaaaaaaaaaaaaactagaaattgacatgtggatattatttgttttaaaaataccacaaaataacaagtattaaaacttatgagagattaacatgtgacaaaatgaatcttcatttattagagtaaatTAGTTCGTTTGTATAACTAGCCCATTAGCTATACATTAACAATACAAAATCACCATATGTTACTAGATAATTATGACAAATATATTACGTTGattacaataatataattaaattatatatatatatatatatatatatatatatatatatatatatatatatatgatattataaaatattatatcattattttttaatttaacgTGTATAGTTTTTTTCTTACTAAATTGTTATAACGCATTCTAAATATTTCAAATATATGACAAAATAGATATCTATTAAAACTATATCATCTAAATAGTATCTATGAGCttcataagaaaataaaaataaatcaatttattcaATTTTAGCAATATTTAAGAATTATCAAATTGTCATATCAATTCAATGGAATGTATGTGTAAGTTGTGTGTTGATTTGCAATTTCTTTAGTTTTAACCACTAAATTCACGGTGAACAATCTATTGTTCTAGATATTTtaaccaatgaattgacgaataaAACCATTTGGTTTGTACCTTTGAATGTTCAAAATCTCATTTTTCATTTGGGTAGTCTTAGTGAGATGTTCTTGTCCCAAGTCATTTCTTCCCATAAGATCcaggtttttaaatttttttatgagATTTTTGAATGCACATTTCTCCGAAACACCAAATTACTACAAAGAATATCCAAAGCTTACTTGTTATTATGGCTACACTAGCCAAACAAGTACTTCTTTCAAATTTTCGTACTTATGTTAAGTTTCGGAATCTGTTTGAAGCTGAAACCACCCATTAAGCCTTGTAAGAGAAGCCTTTCATAGTTTCTCAACAAACTGATGATCGtaattcaatgggaaaccacacaagcacttctaagtctctcttgactcaGAAGGAAGAGATCATTGCCCGAGATCCACCTTCTTTTCATATCAACCATGTTTGATATCACAAATCCCATTCTTTGCATTTTCTTAATTCTTTTTTCTTTGGCATACTCTTGCACTAAAATCCTTGTGATTTTACAAAATCTAGTTTTGATTATGATTGGTTATTTGATTTCTGAATACACGAATTTTGGTCGTAATTCCAATGGATATTGTTCTAGCTTATGCAAAACTGAAGGGTAGATCGATGATTCCGAACATGATAATTCCGAAAATGGTGATTCTGAAAAGACCTTGTCATGGTATTCGAAAATTCAAATCATGGTGTGACTTTTAAATTTCCATGACATCTGCATGTCTGTTATAACGGTCACTAACAATAGAATGATGATTTGGCATATTTTTTATTGACTGATTTTTCAGTGTTATGGCAACGTGAAATGACGAtttctctctccactcatcaTCTTTGATATATAAGCATCTCAAACGGTTCATTGTCTCTTACCGCAGACACTGTTCACGAATTTTCAAGCAAAATCAAAGCTCTCTTACTACTCATCTTCTTCTTTACTATTTCTATGGCTTCCTCATAGAATGTTTTGTTTGCTGATTAATCTGCATTTCTGATCATGTTGAATGTCAAACCCAACCAAAATTTTATCATTGGTCTTGATGCTTCCCGCTACAATGCTCTTATCAGACctttgatcaagtgtttgaagttCTCACCATTGATGAAAGCACTGACAATGTCTGAAGATGTTCCTCTTGTTCATCTCTCTAAAGCTTTCTCAACTGTGATTTACAACAAGTCTGAAGAAGTCATCTATTTTGAAGTTTCAAGCCACAAAACATCGATTACAAAAGCCAATTTCTACAAACTTCTAGGGCTTGCTATGCCTGACGTCAGTATTGATCGTGGCTCAATTCCTGCCTCAAGCTTAATTGAGATGTTCTTCCAAATGGGATACACTGGTGACATCTCCTTACTATCGAAGTTCAGGAAATCATTCTTACCTCCAATGTTAAATGGTTTGATTTCTCTACTATTTAAAAGTCAGTCGGAAAGGGTTTTGGGTTCTGACAGTGTGAGCAACCTCTTTTATACCTTGATATACGGGTTATACCATGGTatcaactgatgggttttagctataagaacatcctatgtgctcatacaaaccctaatgcttagatctaggtttctctattatacatgcaattcatccaagactataaacccaaGATCTAgtgtatgataatcaatataacatataaataagggtttagatcataccttgattgttatgtagcaataacaatttcaaatccttcttgtattgactttagaaagcttagagtcacaaatgtcactcctctaacggttcacaaacaccaagagcaagaggatgaagatgagaaGAGAAGAaggttgcccaaaacgtgtggaaaccctagaagaaagcttttccacgtttttggggcataagggctctatatatagtgaggctattagggttatctaacaaggaaaccctaatttggatgcttaagccctaagaaacccatggactcctttccttaaaggccttggacgatttctaatgggtttcccctagaattcgtccactccttaatataaggcaatccatagcccaaattgcaattatcttataattacaattccagtcccttaagtttaattaatctcttttagtcacaaacttaattcttattaattcttgactaatattaattaaacaatatgatttctcctttaatatattattctcataatatattaataaatcatatttaatcctttctctccataattcatcctatcaagttgttttggcgaaggcaacccaaaaggaccatgcaccaccgggtcaagtacataccaaaatagttatggacttagacactaatccaacagtctcccacttggataagtctaataactattctgcgtatgacttcagatcctgatctgcaatcgtagctttccaaagccactgtcaactctgatcctatcagatacgcgtgtcctttagataagggatcatatattcctccattctagatatcgtatgagacatgatttctaatcattctctttgtactatttctctactttcgatttatgacgactgactaattgaacaaatcaaattagccctagcccggccgagcatttacatttgtcatcactaaatcatcgaggggcccaaagatatcgcttttatcctactttggataaaaggaacggataaactttgattcaatgctcgtttgcactcactcaccgaatcacacacaacaatatgttttataacaccaagttactggtgcgtttacatattatcaatgtgcaaccgattttcaagatacaactcacacatcttggtttcaagaatataagatgttatcgtctcacgaatcactcgtgatacaattcatggagtgatccaagtgagcgtgggtttaatccaatgctcaaatcatattcataagcactcatgaacgttgcagcaaacaattgcttatgtctaatactctttagacaatccacacaccaattcacgacagtctttattcatacctacttccaacatatgaacgactgtggcccgttcgaataatttgactgttctcaaccaattaaattattcagggagtcaaaacatgcaaagtgaaacacaaggataatactaatcccatatggcctcaaacctttgagtataaataaaacaccttttatttatcaccatatcgattactcattatttgttgtttcgggtaatcacctttttacttgaattattacaacacttgtcccatgctcttagcatgcacacaatgtttacctatggttcttactttgagaaatagatcaaatgaacacatttccaatcatactcatttcacaactcccaatccttttcacaagtgaaagaatatcaaattcatgccacttatggaatatgctagattctaacattttatgcaatgatccttttgtaatgtcactacactaaagtcacaatgactattgccaatgaaattacaaagtcatctatcggacattgttacaagacaattccttagatatgatgtctctcactcaaagtacattcctttgaacatccttttgcataaaggtttctaatctagacatagattttcaatattcaattcccaatatgaaaaactttccatacttaccatatgataactcattctcaatagaatcttatctattcagaataataatactatacttccaactactcacaagtgaccaatcatcggcgaactttggatcgtcctttgatagttgtttaattatcttagtcaaaaccaattcttgtcctttttccctctaaatgcgctagacatttggaaaattttagaatggttaaatattatagcatttgcaatagattctatacccgaagcgtatgggacacgatgcataatgtcttacataaagatttgatactttatcaatcttccgtcgtaatattttatgtgctacgttctcaaaattcgaactatgaagaggaatgtcgtaatcataatcgatattttagaacacactatgtttccttgactaaatttattaacatttcacaacctaaacctttaaatttgaaatgaagcataatattctctctcttaattatagcaaaacaactttacaaccattgcgactttgcaaaggataactcttgttttctataattaatattgctaacttgcaatacttgccttcataatcatgcaatcataacatttatgctcccactatcatgatgattattataaacataacacttatgctcccactagctttgacatttattcagaaacagcttaacttttagaaaaacaatacttattgaatttcttaagttcatgtttctaatacataaagctttgataatcctttatctaagcttatacacctttcccttagatagctcatatgtgtgtctaaacaattcagactaattgccaaatctcacaattcgaatcatggaaagggataccgtaaccataatcgaattcgagaattcaatttcacaatcattatcttcttaaaatctctcttagtgaaagtatttcctcacagtcattttcatgaaggagggaatcttatgacacttagattttaatggtgtatgtgttcctatccatgtgaatttgtcaaaaccaaagtttacgaaaaattcaaactcatatggaccgaactttcttaatcttgatttcttgccttatggtagcacagctgcccaccatgtcttccaagtagttaagcagctcaccttttcctatcaatgtacttttcattgatcaaggtccttgccttttatgcattcaaatgagaactcataaaactcacatgcataattaactcaattggaatggcacagaaacaaaatagtgtcaacacgataggttgtaaacctcaactcgtgtgctagtgatgatcgataaggtttattttgatttgttcttgaaactttccaagaccattaagactcccactgactccttgacatataatattctcttgtcaataaacatttcttgacaaacaaatattcaagagttagtgtagtttttatcaaaacacttcataaattggtcctagttggtctttgtcttatccaatacatcacaactttccacatttgatgaatgttataaaccttcttaatacttatcactcaatttcacaatcttaactctaagacttgttttggaacgaagtatgattgacttcttgatttaaccatttcttcaattcttgattcctcttcttatacatgcaattgtactaagactcacttagaggatcaattgagatatggttcttaatcattaagacctatcataaagcataaaaggtactctcccttcttcttagaatggagaaacttttatctttctccctacttgattcttcttattcgttctactattgatttaaactttttcaatcaattcagaattacacttaatcttataagtataatcatatttactaatcctttagtaaatcatgacgaatatctttgttactcttatggcggacttgatcaacacacaactttgtgtactcgatctcctagtccttcactcgacactttgtcaatgaattagtctaatttccaaatatgaaatttctcattcatcgtgcaaccaagttgcatgattccaagtttctatccaattgaaacttgggtgatgagaaactcaccctatttggtaaattctcgacatttccacaaacaacataattaagaatcaaatccattattactaataatagaaatgttcaaacatcaatttttcatatacgccattgcaaggataaataatataaaaatcaaaatttattttattgcggaaaaatttgtccttacaatgcaattcattgaaaaactatgctaatacatgtttcttaacaatctaattctaactctaagtagcagctcgaGGATCTAATCATCAAgtaatgcgattgaaatccattccttcatggttagattctgctcacttcttcccttaagcttcctctttttttctttgatcctacaaaacattaattgtaatcttatcacattatgtattaagaatctagaataggagcttaaaagagttagtcaatggattttacctaaagcagatccatacgttttgactctcccatctcttagatctcttaggtaaatagggcagcttcgtctccaatgccccttctcttggaaacaAAAGCaagttgactcttttggaacaggacatagaactacttcagacattgcctttctcttatgatcaaacttttcgatcatagcatgtctttcgtttccattgtctatatccatagaggtctggaaggcagattcaccaatcaactttgcttttctattgcgccaaaccattactgattcagcagtaataagcatataggtgagatctataagggtcacgtcgcagttcatcatatagtactctcttacgaactcactatatgaattAGGAAGttactgaagaacccaatcaacaaccatctcctcacagacaacggatcccaataatcttaacctatcaatgtgtgacttcatccctaggacgtgtgcacacactgactttcctttttttatgtttacttgccaaaagggcttgagtgagtttgaacttttcaagccttcgaacttgtgggttaaggagaataattggaggaggtggaggaagtgaagcatgatctcttgttcctcgatcgaatcgtggaatatcatcttcatgtggaatgcttgttccacgggatttgggaagaccatagttgtcatactttgacatctacaaaacgggagaaaacgaattcaagttagttgattgattgagtccttagtaaatcacccaaatgagatactaaggctaggacccaagacaatattctacaactcgggagagggatgccgtaacccaaattgcagaacatttgaaggtaagtgaatgacgattcactaatttccaccattaaaaatgaaaaataaaattaagttttaaatctatgaaaactcctagatcctttgagattcattgaacatttcaatggcatgtttaaatctcgatatgcccctctagtttgtgactgggatgccgaggatcacaaagcgggtgtgaataaccatgcaaacttacatggtgccctcacatgttacagtcacctatttgatgtgccggtaaaccacacacgctccaccgaactatgacaaacattgagtcaccctttgctacctttgcttagagccatttagtgtgccggttaaccacacacgctccactaacgtcttcgcaagggcacaaagtgtaatttcatggaattgcatcaattcacttttgcctaagtaactaagattgggaatttgtaaaacatttagttacttttgtatttcattatacttataatggaaggttttgtcctatcctacccgttcggctaccaaccctccactagtcaagagtgcggtgggtaagagtggatacccattcaatcaccattttataggcaatttccttaaacaccccttatagaccagcttcgtaaatgaggcctactaacggtaagactgacttttactcatacatatatataatgttagacttttaatgttatatatagtatagggtgtattttacacttttaaaatactagcaGGTCAAATTtcacaattatacttttaattcaattaaattgtaaacctaaacttttatggatttattaaacctcttttaattatacaccttaattaattaataaaaccataagggtgtgatatgaacttttcaaaacatcactagggttttagaatttaacattcctaaattaaacttttaatcaacttttaaattccaaaacttgagggcaagttttgaaacatttcaaaacatttaggtttagaatttaaatatacatcaaaattaaacttttaatcaaaatttaaattccaaaacttgagggcaagttttgaaaccttttcaaaacattagggtttcaactatttaaatttcaaaactaaacttttgagtttaaatttaaactataaaacctaaaggggaaaaattgaaacttttcataatacaaagatcaaataacaaataatacaaattaaacaattaattttgtcattatctatatttgacctaattttcaattacttgcaaaataagttacccaattaatacaaataatccaatctttatcatataaggaagttattatctaattaattggtaattatcttgtgttttggaaaggatattcattaagaaacaataaaattcgtgTTTTATAGatttaaaacgaatatggtaataaTCCTtatctgacgctccgactcgccgagtcacactctggaactcgccgagtagggctgactcgccgagtccaggtagtgactcgccgagttaggtcgAATAGAAGGCCAGAAAACGTTTTTAagctacataatgcatcaatacaatagaaaccaatctaggatctgataccacttatgggttttagctataagaacatcctatgtgctcatacaaaccctaatgcttggatctaggtttctctattatacatgcaattcatccaagactataaacccaaGATCTAgtgtatgataatcaatataacatataaataagggtttagatcataccttgattgttatgtagcaataacaatctcaaatccttcttgtattgactttagaaagcttagagtcacaaatgtcactcctctaatggttcacaaacaccaagagcaagaggatgaagaggagaagagaagaaggttgcccaaaacgtgtggaaaccctagaagaaagctttTCCACGTTtatggggcataagggctctatatatagtgaggctattagggttatctaacaaggaaaccctaatttggatgcttaagccctaagaaacccatggactcctttccttaaaggccttggacgatttctaatgggtttccccatataattcgtccactccttaatataaggcaatccatagcccaatttgcaattatcttataattacaattccagtcccttaagtttaattaatctcttttagtcacaaacttaattcttattaattcttgactgatattaattaaacaatatgatttctcctttaatatattattctcataatatattaataaatcatatttaatcctttctctccataattcatcctatcaagttgctttggtgaaggcaacccaaaaggaccatgcaccatcgggtcaagtacataccaaaatagttatggacttagacactaatccaacatcaacTTAGACATtgtgatagtttcattttatttacttctttttataaattattttagcaattgtcatttgcattttagttaatttctatgcatattttcctttttgttactttatgaccatttcgggtactttctagtttcctgAGCATAATTGCAGATTTTTTGGAAGATTAGCGGAGCGGAATCTTTGGGAGGCGATTGGACTTTGAGGACAACGAGGATTTTGGGCTTGATGGCTATAGAGGTGATTCATGGATTGGGCATGTCAGTTACTTGAAGGCTTGGatgaattaaactttaaatttgcaaggtGCGGGAGAATTTTCGAGTGTGCGGAGATCGATGATCGGGCGTTTGCAGAAGCTATGAGTGATTTGGAGAAGGAAAATTGGGATCAAATTGAGTAcatcttgaagaaaaatgggctagaaaACTGATCGGGCTCAAACTGGGCCAATGGTTAAGTTATGGAGGCCCAAGACAAGAAGAAGCCAAAATCTTGAAAACCTCACGCAGCCCACGTAAGGTTTCCACGTGGCCTACGTGGATTCCTGCAGGGGCATTTTCAGGATTTTGTTTggagctctatattgggaaggttggtgtgccacTTTAGCATtatcttggacatccgattttggAGTGTTTTCTTTGGAGTTtggaagacttttgaaggccaagaacatcatcttttcacctcttgattcttgttaaatgtttggtacaatcttctctaactttgtttctttgagtttaaccatgcttggctaaacaaaACATTGGTTGACTTTGGTGAAATCTTTTGACtagttgttgaatgttgaagaatccataaattgttcttgaatctttatggaatgttttgtgttttaacatattatcactacttatacgtttttattcatgagtttaaatgtgtttgtggtgattagttggctaatttcttgattaagtaaaagatcctcaaattagcaagcaacatatgatttttgtgttagttttgcttcacacaatcataaaaacatttcctctaacatggtagtgaaagcatttgactccttttggatttggtgactttttagttcttaatgctagttgactttcactaaatacatgcttaatggaaattgtgactttgactaaggtaattgttatgagcttctctaacaaATTTTAAAacctaagaaaagtctaggtaatctcaagcttcttggattactatagccaaattaaaggtttaaaacaagtattgcaccattggattctaatgatatgttcatcaaaagtcaaagtgaggaaaccttaagtcaaccatctttctcttattgattttacatcaaactcttatttgtgttgaattgtctatttaaatcaaagtttaatcctagtttatttcaagtatttcaaaagaccaaaaccccccatttttaatttattgttatttttacaagtatttttacaaagagattttcgttgagttataaaattgaaccaatctccgtggatatgATCCCTTTACcgctatacactattttagtgtgcaagatttagggttattaattttgttggcctcgacaaccaccacatTGGTTCTGTAATTTGGGCTCAGTTCGTTCAAAGCACCAATTCATCCATCCGTCGTACCGAAATTTCATGTTCTCATTTTTGGTTGAATGTTGTCAACAAAGCCCTTTTTCATTACAAGGTTCCTCGGATGAAAGATTCTCTTATTGCTGAAATTCCAACCCTCCAGACCACTACATCTGTCATGTTGGATCCCAAGAATTTTGAATTTGTTGGATCAATTATGGAAGTATTGCTGAAGAGAGTTCCGTTGGACAACGCCATTATTCGGGCTTATCAAAAATTGCCCTCTTCTGGTGTTCGTCCCATCCCTGCGGAATTAAAGAAGGTCATTGATGAAGGTGAAAAAATGAAATGAGGTGGTAAAATGAAAGCCAAGTCTATTCCTTCTAAAAGCATTAAAGTtacaaagaaatcaaagaagtCGGTTCCGAAACCAAGGTCTCCATCACCGGTGCTTCAAGATAAATCTGCAGAAAGGACTGTAACAAAAGTACAGGAGGATAACTCTTTCAAAAGGTATCTTCGGAACTACCCACTATCGATACATTTCTGAAGGTATCTTCTCCTCCATCCTCTACCATTCCAGAATCTGATGTTCTTGAAACTATCATGAAGGAACCATTTTCGAATCTCACCactcctccacctccacctccactaAATCCACCAACTTTACCCATGTCAATCTCACCCATTACAAATTCCATTCTGGTTTCCTCCATTCCTTCTCTACCAATGATGAGTTCTGTTGAAACATCTCAACCCTAGATTTCTTAACCCCAGATTTTAATCCCACTTTCGACTCCCTTTTTCACATACTCAATCGTTCCTACAACAACCTCTGTTACAACTTCACCAGAAGTTCCTATTATCAA is part of the Lactuca sativa cultivar Salinas chromosome 7, Lsat_Salinas_v11, whole genome shotgun sequence genome and harbors:
- the LOC111895653 gene encoding uncharacterized protein LOC111895653, which produces MKAKSIPSKSIKVTKKSKKSVPKPRSPSPVLQDKSAERTVSSPPSSTIPESDVLETIMKEPFSNLTTPPPPPPLNPPTLPMSISPITNSILILIPLSTPFFTYSIVPTTTSVTTSPEVPIIKSISEEIRTSSISGNTFDVEPNANIGVSSEPSTSIPPTLHEDVDIMFRDDQEPLDDFVFHPFTVNIDIDNDDSPITKGQFKELKKA